In Arachis hypogaea cultivar Tifrunner chromosome 17, arahy.Tifrunner.gnm2.J5K5, whole genome shotgun sequence, a single window of DNA contains:
- the LOC112765250 gene encoding 6-phosphofructo-2-kinase/fructose-2,6-bisphosphatase, whose product MGHGGNLHNGTEEEEEEGGGGENNNKNDSIQEKQGSLLYVSIKMENTTSSNNTGLNNGDLFPHVYGSFPLVSSWDPSKALSLERESASMWELSFVVPPNHEAFDFKFLLKPKHIDTPCFVEEGPSRLLIGAELQEENRLALFRLDNGKVLEYRVLVESSRVSPYDLAASWRAYQGQFRRSAVRGIPDVSIDSELQTGGESASSPSLELDLEHYVVPAPSNSVDPDVVYAANLTEDPRSLSSEPCGGLHSLGDGNPPTDQHETETEFSIQDLSKLYKSPGMVQSKSMGTLSSMHKEDGKRGGLVDRGVGSPRRRIIKSSSSSSFTTGIGLDTDAKNSIPAAAGAVAAGAVADQMLGPKEDRHLAIVMVSLPARGKTYTAGKLTRYLRWLGHETKHFNVGKYRRLKHGANQSADFFRADNPQGMEARNEVAKLAFEDMISWFEDGGQVGIFDATNSNKERRKMLMKLAEGRCKIIFLETICNDVDIIERNIRLKIQQSPDYAEVSDFEAGLRDFKNRVANYEKVYETVEEGSYIKMIDMASGRGGQIQVNNIGGYLPGRIVFFLVNTHLTSRPILLTRHGESEDNVRGRIGGDPALSKTGELYKQKLAKFIEKRLKAERAASIWTSTLQRTILTAAPIVGLPKIQWRALDEIDAGVCDGMTYEEIKKNMPQEYEARKKDKLRYRYPRGESYLDVIQRLEPVIIELERQRAPVVVVSHQAVLRALYAYFTDRPLKEIPHIEMPLHTIIEINLGATGVQEKRYKLMD is encoded by the exons ATGGGGCATGGTGGAAACTTGCATAATGGaacggaggaagaagaagaagaaggaggaggaggagagaataataataagaatgatagcaTTCAAGAGAAGCAGGGTTCTCTGCTCTATGTTTCAATCAAGATGGAGAACACAACAAGCAGCAATAACACTGGTCTCAACAATGGTGACCTATTCCCTCATGTCTATGGCTCCTTCCCACTTGTCTCTTCATGGGATCCTTCCAAAGCT CTTTCTTTGGAACGAGAATCGGCGTCAATGTGGGAGTTGAGCTTTGTTGTTCCACCTAATCATG aaGCCTTTGATTTTAAATTCCTCCTTAAACCCAAGCACATCGATACACCTTGCTTTGTTGAGGAGGGTCCAAGTCGCCTACTCATTGGGGCAGAATTGCAGGAGGAAAACAGACTTGCTTTGTTTAGGCTTGATAATGGCAAAGTTCTAGAGTATCGAGTTCTTGTTGAATCAAGCAGGGTTTCCCCATATGACCTTGCAGCTAGTTGGAGGGCTTATCAGGGGCAATTTCGTCGTTCAGCTGTACGCGGGATACCTGATGTCAGCATAGATTCTGAACTTCAGACAGGTGGTGAG agtGCTTCTTCTCCGAGTTTGGAGCTTGACCTCGAGCATTACGTTGTACCAGCTCCCTCAAATTCTGTGGATCCAGATGTAGTGTATGCTGCTAACCTAACAGAGGATCCTAGGTCACTCAGTAGTGAACCTTGCGGTGGGTTGCATTCATTGGGTGATGGAAATCCTCCTACTGATCAACATGAAACT GAGACGGAGTTTAGCATCCAAGATTTATCTAAGTTGTATAAAAGTCCTGGGATGGTTCAATCTAAATCAATGGGAACACTTTCATCTATGCATAAAGAAGATGGCAAGAGGGGAGGTCTTGTCGATAGAGGTGTTGGTTCTCCAAGACGAAGAATCATAAAATCTTCTAGTTCAAGCAGTTTCACTACTGGTATTGGTTTGGATACTGACGCCAAG aattcaaTTCCAGCTGCTGCTGGAGCAGTTGCAGCTGGTGCCGTTGCCGATCAGATGCTGGGTCCTAAAGAGGATAGACATCTGGCAATTGTCATG GTGAGTCTACCAGCTCGAGGTAAAACTTACACTGCAGGTAAACTTACAAGATATCTTCGTTGGTTAGGTCATGAGACCAAACACTTCAATGTTGGCAAG TATCGTCGCCTTAAGCATGGAGCAAATCAG TCTGCTGATTTCTTTCGAGCTGACAATCCACAAGGCATGGAGGCACGGAATGAG GTAGCAAAGCTGGCATTTGAAGATATGATATCTTGGTTTGAAGACGGTGGTCAG GTTGGGATATTTGATGCCACAAACAGTAACAAGGAACGTAGAAAAATGCTGATGAAATTGGCTGAAGGAAGATGCAAG ATTATCTTCTTGGAGACGATATGCAACGATGTAGACATAATTGAAAGGAATATACGTCTTAAAATTCAGCAAAGTCCTGACTATGCAGAAGT GTCAGATTTTGAGGCTGGACTGCGAGACTTTAAAAACCGTGTAGCCAATTATGAGAAG GTTTATGAGACGGTGGAAGAAGGATCTTACATAAAAATGATTGACATGGCCAGTGGGCGTGGTGGGCAGATACAA GTGAATAATATTGGTGGCTACCTTCCAGGTCGAATTGTCTTTTTCTTG GTAAATACACATCTTACATCACGCCCAATTTTACTTACTCGGCATGGAGAAAGTGAGGATAATGTGAGAGGAAGAATTGGAGGAGATCCTGCATTAAG TAAGACTGGAGAACTTTATAAACAGAAGCTTGCAAAATTTATAGAAAAGCGTCTCAAAGCGGAAAGAGCTGCATCG ATATGGACTAGTACGCTGCAGCGCACAATTCTGACAGCAGCTCCAATCGTTGGACTTCCAAAG ATACAATGGCGAGCACTCGACGAGATAGATGCCGGCGTGTGTGATGGTATGACATatgaagaaatcaagaagaacaTGCCACAGGAGTACGA AGCGCGTAAAAAGGACAAGCTTAGGTACCGGTATCCTCGTGGGGAGTCCTACTTAGATGTCATTCAGAG GTTAGAGCCCGTAATTATCGAGCTTGAGCGACAACGAGCGCCTGTTGTTGTTGTATCTCACCAG GCAGTATTGAGGGCATTATATGCTTATTTTACAGATAGACCATTGAAAGAAATTCCACATATTGAG ATGCCGTTACATACCATAATAGAGATTAACTTGGGAGCTACAGGTGTTCAAGAGAAAAGATACAAACTAATGGATTGA
- the LOC140180541 gene encoding uncharacterized protein, with translation MARVHCKNLVRIYKPSFFFLFETHTMFNNLKNFWDKLDFHCVSIEEAVGHRGDIWFLSSIANASCMVIDQIDQIDQCITVKVSVGNLVWLCSAVYGSPQFEKRSMIWDHLRSINSGHNGPWMVVGDFNEIVAPDESTGAYFSSHRASQSATTLDDCELFDLKVTGRKYTWYRAVQAGRDLAKRLDRALVNEAWMTIFSEGYSEILSRLHSDRPILVHCHGGPRVKGSRPFRFQAVWETHLSYKHVISKAWNQEFRGVKA, from the coding sequence ATGGCTCGTGTGCATTGCAAAAATTTGGTGAGAATATATaaaccatctttcttctttctctttgagacTCATACCATGTTTAATAATTTGAAGAATTTTTGGGATAAGTTGGATTTTCATTGTGTTAGTATTGAGGAAGCAGTAGGACACAGGGGTGACATTTGGTTTCTATCTTCTATTGCTAATGCTTCTTGTATGGTTATTGATCAAATTGATCAAATTGACCAATGTATCACAGTGAAAGTGAGTGTGGGTAACTTAGTTTGGCTTTGTAGTGCTGTATATGGGAGTCCTCAATTCGAAAAAAGAAGTATGATTTGGGATCATTTGCGTTCTATTAATTCAGGCCATAATGGACCGTGGATGGttgttggtgattttaatgagattgtgGCACCAGACGAGAGTACAggtgcttatttttcttctcacagAGCTAGTCAATCAGCTACTACTCTAGATGACTGTGAGCTCTTTGATCTTAAAGTGACTGGTAGAAAATATACTTGGTATAGAGCAGTTCAGGCTGGTAGGGACTTGGCTAAAAGGTTGGATAGAGCTCTAGTTAATGAGGCGTGGATGACAATATTTTCTGAGGGTTATTCTGAAATTCTTAGCAGGCTTCATTCTGATCGTCCTATTTTAGTTCATTGTCATGGTGGCCCCAGAGTGAAAGGTTCTCGTCCTTTTAGGTTCCAAGCTGTGTGGGAAACACATCTTTCTTATAAACATGTTATTAGTAAGGCTTGGAATCAAGAGTTTCGAGGCGTTAAGGCTTAA
- the LOC112767244 gene encoding INCREASED PETAL GROWTH ANISOTROPY 1-like protein 1 — protein MAMFLMRKGEKMLKEESESEIFSPKKKITEVQMSKNELLEKENLELKQEVARLKSLIVSLKAHNVERKSMLWKKIHKSIDDSNSDSQLHKAAVMAEKCPENQNVLTNQEFKDSIKEGSVTKVPNPPPSPPSFLLPSHNKLQPGAPPPPPPALLKSSMGLKAVRRVPEVIELYRSLTRKEANTENRINLNGGIPALAFTRNMIEEIENRSSYLSAIKCEVQRQGEFVNLLIKEVESTSFSDISEVEAFIRWLDGELSSLVDERSVLKHFPQWPEQKVDALREAACNYRDLKSLELEVSSYEDNPKEALPQALKRIHALQDRLETSVSAKERTREITTNKYRNFHIPWDWMMDTGLVGQMKLSSLRLAKEFMKRVTKELESREALQEDNLLLQGVKFAFRVHQFAGGFDPETIQAFQELKSVGGVLRSYSKCTKFDKSCQKLV, from the exons ATGGCTATGTTTCTGATGAGGAAAGGAGAGAAAATGTTGAAAGAAGAGAGTGAGTCTGAGATCTTTTCACCAAAGAAGAAAATAACTGAAGTTCAAATGTCAAAGAATGAGTTACTCGAGAAGGAAAACCTGGAGCTCAAGCAAGAAGTGGCGCGCTTGAAGTCGCTGATAGTTTCGCTGAAAGCACACAACGTGGAGAGAAAATCCATGCTGTGGAAGAAGATCCATAAGTCAATAGACGACAgcaattcagattcacagctacACAAAGCAGCCGTTATGGCAGAAAAGTGTCCTGAAAACCAGAATGTGCTTACAAATCAAGAATTCAAAGATTCAATAAAGGAGGGTTCTGTAACAAAGGTACCAAATCCGCCGCCAAGTCCGCCTTCATTCCTTCTTCCTTCGCATAACAAGTTGCAGCCCGGAGCGCCGCCTCCGCCTCCTCCGGCTCTGCTAAAATCATCAATGGGATTGAAGGCGGTGCGACGTGTTCCAGAAGTTATCGAGCTCTATCGTTCCCTTACGAGGAAGGAAGCCAACACGGAAAACAGAATAAACCTTAATGGAGGAATCCCTGCATTAGCATTCACCAGAAACATGATTGAAGAAATCGAAAACCGCTCGTCTTACCTATCCGCT ATAAAATGTGAAGTTCAAAGACAAGGCGAGTTCGTGAATTTGTTAATCAAAGAGGTGGAATCAACGTCGTTTTCGGATATTTCAGAGGTGGAGGCATTCATCAGGTGGCTGGACGGAGAACTGTCTTCATTGGTGGATGAAAGATCAGTGCTGAAGCATTTTCCACAATGGCCGGAACAAAAAGTTGATGCGCTTCGCGAAGCGGCTTGTAACTACCGAGATCTGAAGAGTCTTGAATTGGAAGTTTCATCTTATGAGGACAATCCCAAAGAGGCTCTGCCTCAAGCTTTGAAGAGGATTCATGCGTTGCAAGACAG GTTGGAGACTAGTGTTAGTGCTAAAGAAAGAACAAGGGAGATTACTACCAACAAGTACAGGAATTTTCATATCCCGTGGGACTGGATGATGGACACAGGCCTCGTTGGTCAG ATGAAGCTAAGTTCATTGAGGTTGGCAAAAGAATTCATGAAAAGAGTGACTAAGGAATTGGAGTCTCGTGAAGCATTGCAAGAAGATAACCTCTTACTACAAGGAGTAAAATTTGCATTCCGGGTACACCAG TTTGCAGGTGGCTTTGATCCGGAGACCATACAAGCATTTCAAGAATTGAAGAGCGTTGGTGGTGTTCTGCGAAGCTATAGCAAATGCACTAAATTTGACAAAAGTTGTCAGAAACTTGTGTAG